Within the Opitutaceae bacterium TAV5 genome, the region GTGACGCTGCACTGGCTGATGCCGTCGTTCCCGTGGTTCATTGCCGGGTTCGCCGCGCTCGCCAGTTCGCTGACGCTTTACGAGGTGCTGCACGCCATCAACCACTGGCCGTTCGAAAGCTGGGAGCCGCTCATCAAGCACCCGCGCTGGAAATGGTTCTGGCTGCCGGTCTATGGATTCCACCTGCGGCATCACGCCGTGACGGATTGCAACGAATCGATCTCCGGGTTTTTCGGCCTGCCGGTGGCTGACTGGACGTTTCGCACCTGCGTGATCCCGCAGACAGTGTATGCGCAGGGAGAGGAGTGGGAGCCGGGCAAGTTCGAGAGCCCGCGTCCGGTCGGCTTTATCCGCTGGCTGGACGGAGTCGCCGACCGCGCGGTGAAGCGGCGTCGCGAGCGCGCTGCGCGCCCGGCGCCGGCAAGGACGGCTGCTGCGGCGGCGCTGCCGGATTTCAGCCGCGGCGAGGAGCGGGCCAACTGGATCACGCACGGCATCGGCCTGGCGCTGAGCATCGTCGGGCTCACGCTGCTCATCGTTTTCGCCAGCCTGCGCGGGGATGCCTGGCATGTGGCCAGTTTCACCGTATTCGGCCTGACACTACTGCTGCTCTACACCGCTTCGACGCTTTATCACGGATGGCGGGCCGGCGGGCGGGCCAAGGGCCTGTTGCTGCGCATCGACCATGCGGCGATTTTCCTGCTCATTGCGGGCACCTACACGCCCTTCCTGCTGACGAGCCTGCGCGGGCCGTGGGGCTGGTCGCTGTTCGGCGTGGTCTGGGGCCTCTGCGGAGGCGGGGCAGTCTTCCAGTTTTTCTTCGGCGGACGTTTCCGCAAGGCCTCGACGATCGCGTATCTGGTGGCGGGGTGGCTGATCGTCGTGGCGCTCAAGCCGTTGCTCGACACGGTGCCGGACGGCGGCCTCTGGCTGCTGCTCGCCGGCGGCCTGTGCTACACGGGCGGGCTGATTTTCTACGCCTTGAAACACCTGAAGTATCACCATGCGGCCTGGCACACCTGCGTGCTCGGCGGCAGCACCTGCCATTTCCTCTCCGTGCTGCTGTTCCTGCTGCCGCGGGGGGCATAGATCGCGACGAGTCAGGGGGGGCGGTTCAATCGGCCGGCTTCGGGCCGATGACCAGGCGGATCGGACGTTTTCGGGAGTCGGTGAATCCGGATTCCGACGTAAGGTTAGCGGATTAAGGCGTTGCGCGGGTGTCCGCCCGTTGCAGGCGGCGTTCGCGCAGCATCGCGAAAATAACCGGGGTGACGACGAGGATGTGGACGAGCGACGACAACATGCCGCCGACCACGGGAGCGGCGATGGGGCGCATGACTTCCACACCGGTGCGCACGCTCCAGAAAATCGGGAGGAGCGAGGCGACCGTCGTCGCCACCGTCATCACCTTGGGACGCAGGCGCAGTCGGGCGCCGGCCTTGATGGCGTCGATGAGTTCGGCATGGGAAAGCTGCTCTTTTCCTGTTTCCGCGAGTTTGGCCGCCACGGCTTCCTCAAGATAGACGACCATCACCACGCCGGTCTGGATCGCCGTGCCGAAGAGCGCGATGTAACCGACCCATACCGCCACGCTGAAATTGTAGCCGAGGATCGCTTGCAGGATCACGCCGCCGGTCAGCGCGAAGGGGACGGCGAGGATGACGTGCGCCGCCTCGCTCACGCTGCGGAAGGTCATCACGAGCAGGATGAAAATGATGCCGATCACCACCGGGAAAACATAGGCCAGCGTCTGCCGGGCGCGGATCTGGTTTTCGTACTGGCCCGAGTACTCGATCGTCATGCCGGGATCGAGACGGACGTCGCGCTCGATGCGCTCCCGGATATCGTGAACGAAACTGCCGAGGTCGCGATCCTGCACGTTGGCCTGCACGAAGACGCGGAGGCGTCCGTTTTCGGAGGAGATTTCGCTCGGGCCGATCACGCGGCGGATGTCGGCAAGTTGCCGGAGCTGCACGAAGGGGCCGGCGGGCGTGGGAATGAGGAGTTCGCCGAGCTTTTCGAGATCGTCCCGGTCGGCGCGCTCGAGGCGCACCTGGATGGGCCAGCGTTCGCGTCCCTTGATCGTGGTCGTGACGGATACGCCGCCGAGGCCGGCTTCGACGTAGCGGAAGAGGTCCTCGATCCGCAGGCCGTAACGGCCGAGCGCGTCGCGGTTGGCATGGATTTCCAGATACGGTTTTCCCTGTGAACGCGAGGGAGCGACGCCGGTCGCTCCGGGGATCGACGCGATGACGCGCTCGACCTCGAAGGCTTTTTGTTGGATGGCGTCGAGGTCGTCGCCGAAGATCTTGACGCCGACCTGCGCGCGGATGCCGGTGCTCGTCATCAGGATCCGGTTCTCGATCGGTTGCAGGAAACCGGGGACGTAGCCGGGGACTTGCGTGAGGCGTTCGCCGAGTTCGGAGACGATCTGCTGCTTGGTCATGCCGGCGGGCCATTCGGCGGGCGGCTTGAGCATGATGGTGGTCTCGATCATCTCGACGGGCGCGGGGTCGGTGGCGGTCTCGGCGCGGCCGAGCTTGCCGGCGACGGAGGCGACCGCCGGGTGCTCGCGGATGACACGGTCCTGCCACGACATGATGCGCTTCACCTCGGTCAGCGAGGTGGCGGGCAGGAGCACGGGCATGAAGAGCAGCGAACCTTCCTCCAGCGTGGGCATGAACTCGGCGCCGAAACCTTGCGTGCGCGCGGCGAGCGGGGCGGGCAGGCGTTCGCGGAGGTCGCGCGGCAGGCCGAAGGCGAGGACGCAGGCGAAGGCGAGCAGGACAAAGGCGCAGGCGAGGACGGTCTTGCGCCAGACGAGCGCCCAATCGAGGACAGGCTCGTAGATTTTGAGGAGGCCGCGCATCAGCCAGTTTTCGCTTTCGGGCTTGAACGGGCCGCGCACGAGCCAGGTGCAGAAAACGGGGACGGCGGTGATGGCGAGGACGACGGCGGCGAGGAGCGCGAAGGACTTGGTGTAGGCGAGCGGATGGAAGAGTTTGCCCTCCTGGCCGGTGAGCAGGAAGACCGGCACGAAGGCGAGGATGATGATCATCATCGAAAAAAACATGGGGCGGCCCACCTGCGTGGCGGCGGTGAGGGTTTCCTGAAAAACCTCGGGCGGGGTGAGGCGGCGGCGCAGGTGCTCCTCGGCGCGTTCGCAGTGGCGGATGACGTTTTCCGTCATGACGATGCCGGCGTCGACGAGCACGCCGATGGAGATGGCGATGCCGGTCAGCGACATGATGTGCGAAGGGATGCCAAACTCCTTCATCAGGATGAACGAGATGAGGATCGAGGCGGGCAGCGGCAGCGTGACGATGAGGATCGAGCGGAAATGGAAGAGGAAGAGGATGTGCGCGAGCGTCACGAGGATGATCTCCTCGACGAGCGCGCCCTTGAGGGTATCGATGGCGCGCTGGATGAGATCGCTGCGGTCGTAGAACGGCTCCACAGTGACGCCGGCCGGCAGGCCGCTGCCGAGGTCGGCGATGCGCGCCTTCACGTCATGAATGACCTGATACGCATTTTCGCCGTAGCGCATGACGACGATGCCGCCGACGACTTCGCGGCCGTCGACATCGAGCGCGCCGCGGCGGAAGTCGCCGCCGATCTGCACGTGCGCCACATCGCGCAGGTAGAGCGGCGTGCCGTCGCGCGCTTGCAGGGGGATGTTTTCGAGATCGGCAGGCGCGGTGACGAGGCCGACGCCGCGCACGATGAACTCGGCGCCGTTTTCCTCGATGGTCTTGCCGCCGACGTTCAGGTTGCTGGCGGCGACGGCGTCCATGACTTCGCCGAGCATGAGGCCGTACTGTTTGAGTTTCAGGGACGAGACCTCGACCTGATACTGGCGGACGAAGCCGCCGATGCTGGCGACTTCGGATACGCCGGGGACGGAGGCGAGCTGGTAGCGGACAAACGTGTCCTGGAGATTGCGGAGCGAGCCGAGGTCGTGCGCGCCGGACTCGTCTTTCAGGTAATACTGGTAAACCCAGCCGAGGCCGGTGGCGTCGGGGCCGAGGCGGGCGGCGACGCCGTCGGGGAGGACGTCGCCGAGAGAGTTGAGGCGTTCGAGGACGCGGGTGCGGGCGAAGTAGTTTTCGATATCGTCGTTGAAAATGACGGTGAGAAAGGAGAAACCGAACATCGAGGTGGCGCGCACGGTGCGCACCCCGGCGAGGCCCTGGAGCGAGACGGAGAGCGGGTAGGTGATCTGGTCCTCGACTTCCTGCGGGGAGCGGCCGGGCCAGTCGGCGTAGACGATGACCTGGTTTTCCGAGAGGTCGGGAATGGCGTCCACGGGCACGGTGCGCAGGGCGACAAAACCCCAGGCGCAAAGGGCGATGAAGGCAGCCGCGACGAGGAAGCGGTTGTGGAGTGACCAGTGGATGACGCGGGAAATCATTTTTGGAAAAGCTGGAAGGCTGAAACGCTGAAAGCTGAAATCAGACTTCGGTTGTGGTATGGGTGAGGGGTCAGGCTGGTTTTATTTCAGCGTTTCGGATTTCAGCGTTTCAGCTTTTCCCGGGACTTCTTCACCGCATTCGAGCATGTCGGAGCCGAAGAAGGGATTGCGGAGGGCGGGTTGCGTGGCGTGCTGGAGCCAGCGGCCGGTGCCGAGTTCGGGAGTCATCGGGCATTGGTAGATGCGGACTCCGAGCGCGGTTCGTTCGGCAGGCGGGAGGGCGAGGACCTGATCGGCGAGTTGCGTGCTCCAGTGTTCGAAGGCGGCGCGGGCGGTTTTGAGATCGGAAGCCGCGGCGGCGGAGGCGGCGAGCGCGGGGACAGTAGTTGCGATCTTTTTCCAGGCGGCGAGATCGTCGGAGGCGAGGGCCTCGCTGGCAGATGCGGCGGCATGGACGACTTCGTCGGTGAGTCGGGTGTTCGGGGTCTGGAGTCTGGAGTTGTCGCCGGCGGGGGGGACCGTGCCAGGAGCAACATTGCCTGAACCCTGAACTCCGGCTTCCGGACCCTGAACCGGATCAGCGGCGGCGGAACTGCTGCTGATCTGCGCCTGCCCGTCGACGAGGAGCGCGCCTTCGGTGACGACGTGTTCGCCGGCAGCGAGGCCGGCGAGCACTTCCCAGGCGGTGTCGCCGGCGCGGCCAAGGCGGAGCGAACGTGGTTCGTAGGCGGTGCCGCCTTTGGCCACCCAGGCGACGGGCTGGTCGCGGGTGAAGAGGACGGCGCTGCGGGGGACGAGAAGCGCGTCGGAAGCGAGCGTGGCCGCGAGTGTGGCGTAAACGGTCTGGCCACGGCGGAGGGCGGCGTCGGTGTTGGGCAGTTCGACGCGGGCGCGGGCCGTGCGGGTGGTTTCGTTGAGGTTGGTGTCGATGTAGGTGATCGGGGCGTTCCAGGTGCGGCCGGGGGCGGCCGGGGTGGTGAGGGTGGCGGTGACGGTCTGGGAGAGGTCGGCGGTGGCACGGGCATCCTGCCCGTGATTTGCGGGGGAGGAGGCCGGAATTTGAAATTCGGAATTTGAGATTTTGGATTTCGGAGCGGGCGGGACGCCCGCGCCACGGTCCAGCACGGCGAGGTCCGGTTCGTAGATGTCGAGCAGCGCCCACAGGGTGGAGAAATCGGCGAGCGTGAAAAGCTCGTCGCCGGCGTTCACATAGCCGCCGGCGAAGGCGGCGGGGGCGCGGGCGATGACGGTGCCGGAGAGCGGTGCGAGGATTTCGGTGTCGCGGGAGACGGCGTCGGCCTTGGCGAGCGCATCGATTTGCGTATCGAGCAGGCCGAGACGGCGGAGTTTTTCGCGGGCAACGGCGACGAGCGGCGAGTCCGGCGTGGCCGTGGCGAGGGCGTGGAATTCCTGGCGGGCGGTGAGCAGGTCGGGGCTGTAGACGGTGGCGAGCGGCTGGCCGGCGGTGACGACGACACCGGTGGTGGGGATGTGAATACGCTCGATGCGGGCATCGGTCCACGCGGCGATGATTTTCTGCCGGGATTCGTCGGCCTCGATCGTGCCGGCGAGGCGGAGCGTGCGGGTGAGCGGGCCGCGGGTGACTTCGTGCGTCTGCACGCCGATGACGGCGGCGGACGAGGCGGCGAGGGTGACGACGTTGCCACCGGCGGGAATGCCTTGTTCGCCTTCATAGACAGGGACGAGCGTCATGCCGCAGATGGTGCACTTGCCGGGTTTGTCGGAGGTGATCCAGGGGTGCATCGGCGACTGGTAGAAGCGGATCTTGCGGGCAGCCGGGTTGCCGGCAGCGCCGTCGGATGCGTGGGCGGCGAGGTGCGCGGCATGGTAATGCTGGCTGGCGAAGAACCAGCCGCCGGCGGCCGCGAGCGCGGCGGTGACGAGGAGCGTGAGGGTGGTGCGGAACATTGGAAGAGGGCGAGTGGCGATGATGGGAGGGATGGGAGAGAGAGGAGGGATGGGAGAAATGGGATGAAGGTATCGGGGAAATAGTTACATGCCGGTTTTTCCCGGATTGTCCGGCAGTGTCAGGTCGCTGGCGGTGAGGAAGGCGAGTTCGGCGGCGGCGAGGGCGTGGTCGGCGCGGATGTCGGCGAGTTTTTGTCGCGTGTCGAGCGTAGCGCGTTCGGCGTCGAGCAGGGAGGGCAGGGGGGCGCGGCCGGTTTCGTAATCGCGGCGGGCGGCGGCGGTGGCGGCGGCGGCGAGCGGGAGGAGTTCGTTTTCGTAGCGGCCGACCTGCGCGGCGGTGGCGGCGGTGCGGGCGTGGGCGGCGGCGGTGAGGCCGGCGATCTCGGCTTCGCCGGCATCGGCGGCGGCGCGGGGGGAGGCGAGCTGGCTTTGGGCAGCGCGGATTTCGGCGCGGTTGCGGCGGGCGTTGAACCAGGGCATGCTGAAGGCAATGCCGGTGTCGTAAGCGTAGATGGCTTCGCCCGAGCCGTTCATGTGGCGGGCGGCAATCATGAGTTCGGGATCGATGGCGTTGACCTTGCGGGCAAGGGCGAGGCGCGCGTCGGCGGCGGCGGTTTCGCGGAGCGCGACGGCGATGTCGGGGCTGCGGGCGCGGGCGCGGGCCACGGCGTCGGCGAGCGTGAGGGAGGGCGGGGCGGGCGGCGGGAGCGTGAGCGGAGCGACGGGGGTCTGCGCAGGCCGGAGGAGAAGGGCGTTGAGCATGGCGGCGTCCTGCGAGCGGGCGGAGTCGAGGTCGGTGCGTTCGGCGTCGAGCCGGGCGAGGTCGGTGTCGAGGGCGAGCAGATCGGTTTGCGGGCGCTGGCCGGTTTCGTAAGCGAGGCGGACGAGGACGCGGGTTTGCGCGAGGAGAGCGCGGAGTTGTGTGTTGAGCGCGAGGCGTTCGTCGGTGGCGGCGAGGCGGGTGAAGGCGGTGCGGGCCTGGTTGAGGAGGAGCCACTCGCTGCGGAGGGATTGCGCGTCGGCGACCGTGGCCTCGGCGGCGGCGGCGCGGGCGCGGAGTTTGGGGCGTCCGCTGAGGGGGATTTCCTGGGTCAGGCCGAATTCGAGGTCGTTGTAGGTGGTGAAGCGGTTGGTGTTGTCGCGCATGAACTCGACGCGCAGGCGCGGGTCCATCCAGGCGCCTTCGCTGTCGACGCGGGCGCGGCTGGCCTCGGCGGCGGCACGGGCGGCCGTCAGCGCGGGGTGGCGGGCGCGCAGTTCGGCGAAAATGGCCGGGAGCGTGAGCGGCGCGACGGCGGGGGAGATGTCATCCGTTTCAGACGCGGCGGCGGAGAGAGGCGCGGCGACCGGCCAGAGGCCGGAGAGTGACAGGAGCGTGTAGGTGACAAGCGTTGGACGCATGGGAGAGTGGCGAATCAATGAAGAGGGTAGAAGAACCGGATACCGGAGGGCACAGCGCAGAATGGAAGGACGCGGTGAGGCAACGC harbors:
- a CDS encoding hemolysin D is translated as MSAFHSHSGSASDDSHDHHGEPAHHHHDHEHEEFSLPLFILTIALTLGGLFAALWFFFPSIWSAQFVGPLWKGVAAFLGISLLNCFVEYFFHRYVLHKPAVPLFRYFYRQHTLHHGLTRIAKRRTRDGTGVLFIENKFPIVEPEQHEASFFPWYSFATFAAIMTPVLVTLHWLMPSFPWFIAGFAALASSLTLYEVLHAINHWPFESWEPLIKHPRWKWFWLPVYGFHLRHHAVTDCNESISGFFGLPVADWTFRTCVIPQTVYAQGEEWEPGKFESPRPVGFIRWLDGVADRAVKRRRERAARPAPARTAAAAALPDFSRGEERANWITHGIGLALSIVGLTLLIVFASLRGDAWHVASFTVFGLTLLLLYTASTLYHGWRAGGRAKGLLLRIDHAAIFLLIAGTYTPFLLTSLRGPWGWSLFGVVWGLCGGGAVFQFFFGGRFRKASTIAYLVAGWLIVVALKPLLDTVPDGGLWLLLAGGLCYTGGLIFYALKHLKYHHAAWHTCVLGGSTCHFLSVLLFLLPRGA
- a CDS encoding heat-shock protein Hsp70; its protein translation is MISRVIHWSLHNRFLVAAAFIALCAWGFVALRTVPVDAIPDLSENQVIVYADWPGRSPQEVEDQITYPLSVSLQGLAGVRTVRATSMFGFSFLTVIFNDDIENYFARTRVLERLNSLGDVLPDGVAARLGPDATGLGWVYQYYLKDESGAHDLGSLRNLQDTFVRYQLASVPGVSEVASIGGFVRQYQVEVSSLKLKQYGLMLGEVMDAVAASNLNVGGKTIEENGAEFIVRGVGLVTAPADLENIPLQARDGTPLYLRDVAHVQIGGDFRRGALDVDGREVVGGIVVMRYGENAYQVIHDVKARIADLGSGLPAGVTVEPFYDRSDLIQRAIDTLKGALVEEIILVTLAHILFLFHFRSILIVTLPLPASILISFILMKEFGIPSHIMSLTGIAISIGVLVDAGIVMTENVIRHCERAEEHLRRRLTPPEVFQETLTAATQVGRPMFFSMMIIILAFVPVFLLTGQEGKLFHPLAYTKSFALLAAVVLAITAVPVFCTWLVRGPFKPESENWLMRGLLKIYEPVLDWALVWRKTVLACAFVLLAFACVLAFGLPRDLRERLPAPLAARTQGFGAEFMPTLEEGSLLFMPVLLPATSLTEVKRIMSWQDRVIREHPAVASVAGKLGRAETATDPAPVEMIETTIMLKPPAEWPAGMTKQQIVSELGERLTQVPGYVPGFLQPIENRILMTSTGIRAQVGVKIFGDDLDAIQQKAFEVERVIASIPGATGVAPSRSQGKPYLEIHANRDALGRYGLRIEDLFRYVEAGLGGVSVTTTIKGRERWPIQVRLERADRDDLEKLGELLIPTPAGPFVQLRQLADIRRVIGPSEISSENGRLRVFVQANVQDRDLGSFVHDIRERIERDVRLDPGMTIEYSGQYENQIRARQTLAYVFPVVIGIIFILLVMTFRSVSEAAHVILAVPFALTGGVILQAILGYNFSVAVWVGYIALFGTAIQTGVVMVVYLEEAVAAKLAETGKEQLSHAELIDAIKAGARLRLRPKVMTVATTVASLLPIFWSVRTGVEVMRPIAAPVVGGMLSSLVHILVVTPVIFAMLRERRLQRADTRATP
- a CDS encoding RND transporter, whose translation is MFRTTLTLLVTAALAAAGGWFFASQHYHAAHLAAHASDGAAGNPAARKIRFYQSPMHPWITSDKPGKCTICGMTLVPVYEGEQGIPAGGNVVTLAASSAAVIGVQTHEVTRGPLTRTLRLAGTIEADESRQKIIAAWTDARIERIHIPTTGVVVTAGQPLATVYSPDLLTARQEFHALATATPDSPLVAVAREKLRRLGLLDTQIDALAKADAVSRDTEILAPLSGTVIARAPAAFAGGYVNAGDELFTLADFSTLWALLDIYEPDLAVLDRGAGVPPAPKSKISNSEFQIPASSPANHGQDARATADLSQTVTATLTTPAAPGRTWNAPITYIDTNLNETTRTARARVELPNTDAALRRGQTVYATLAATLASDALLVPRSAVLFTRDQPVAWVAKGGTAYEPRSLRLGRAGDTAWEVLAGLAAGEHVVTEGALLVDGQAQISSSSAAADPVQGPEAGVQGSGNVAPGTVPPAGDNSRLQTPNTRLTDEVVHAAASASEALASDDLAAWKKIATTVPALAASAAAASDLKTARAAFEHWSTQLADQVLALPPAERTALGVRIYQCPMTPELGTGRWLQHATQPALRNPFFGSDMLECGEEVPGKAETLKSETLK
- a CDS encoding transporter: MRPTLVTYTLLSLSGLWPVAAPLSAAASETDDISPAVAPLTLPAIFAELRARHPALTAARAAAEASRARVDSEGAWMDPRLRVEFMRDNTNRFTTYNDLEFGLTQEIPLSGRPKLRARAAAAEATVADAQSLRSEWLLLNQARTAFTRLAATDERLALNTQLRALLAQTRVLVRLAYETGQRPQTDLLALDTDLARLDAERTDLDSARSQDAAMLNALLLRPAQTPVAPLTLPPPAPPSLTLADAVARARARSPDIAVALRETAAADARLALARKVNAIDPELMIAARHMNGSGEAIYAYDTGIAFSMPWFNARRNRAEIRAAQSQLASPRAAADAGEAEIAGLTAAAHARTAATAAQVGRYENELLPLAAAATAAARRDYETGRAPLPSLLDAERATLDTRQKLADIRADHALAAAELAFLTASDLTLPDNPGKTGM